Proteins from a single region of Apis mellifera strain DH4 linkage group LG7, Amel_HAv3.1, whole genome shotgun sequence:
- the LOC411534 gene encoding circadian locomoter output cycles protein kaput isoform X2, translating to MKDDVDEDDAGALSSTSVPETTISYGNPRASRNMAEKQRRDNLNTNISAMAALVPTVAESPRKMDKISILRLAANFLRIHYTVGRGVSDFLPRELGDLDLEQYIGDNLIKNGSFFIVVTTTGKIVYVSRQVQEHLGHTQADLLGHSLYAFIHPKDEEELARNLNPDEMQGVVSSLPQITDGTNDNSNSSEDSTSSKNGKTFQNQRRTFELRMLHRTSSRREHTQYEWFEFSGILRLADACKTSTSNVNRSRHREITSTSNDIVFVGVAQLLMKQPLTKISIIDANKNEYITRHLVDGRIIYCDHRVSVVAGYLSEEVSGMSAFGFMHKDDRIWAMVALRQMYDRAETCGSSCYRLTSKTGEPIYLRTHGYLEVDKDTQIAVSLVCINTLVSEEEGIQLMQQMKKRFSATISETMRAIIQNGDDASIDLGSDSQNPNSKSNMEDPAQLEDAITYLVSDLSSPLPEDCLSPPTQNEQYAKAAMISQHLPPAEAQARRLGIKKIDRYLMVQAKATNNQKSESKTNNNKNNSNERQENTRSSRKTVHEVTKQTRNSTQDEQNSSRINNMSNVESCVNTQRKPGISQLELHQNVDILNPNTTVKKPVATVENNPCNVKIERNMDVYTPETMIEYFEKNAIDNNSDLKSHPYPLKRIYSDEDIKTGCTKKRQYNNVPYASSDTSDEQNISYIDCKPFVDEEFSELSTDFNNINPQSLKIAESPNSSLSEVITDYQQVDSSIPLIAPNPELEAEYGDLQDNALLSPGLEANPDLIMMKIFDDLRHIPILENTFNETEVQLTDNMVINKEIRKKHLQLMNNIARQESQLNVLARDFKNPALQAKRGSLTPLEVEHNMQKQILETLQKDHMQINIKHNIGV from the exons CAATCCAAGGGCGTCACGGAACATGGCGGAGAAACAACGCCGAGACAATCTTAACACGAACATCTCGGCGATGGCCGCGCTCGTACCGACCGTCGCCGAAAGCCCGAGGAAGATGGACAAGATATCTATCCTGAGATTGGCTGCTAATTTCCTCAGAATACATTACA CCGTTGGACGTGGCGTGTCCGACTTTCTGCCTCGAGAACTCGGCGATCTGGATTTGGAACAGTACATAGGCGAT AATTTGATCAAAAACGGGAGCTTCTTTATCGTTGTCACGACCACCGGGAAAATAGTATACGTCAGTCGGCAAGTTCAAGAGCATCTTGGTCATACTCag gCGGATCTGCTTGGCCATTCTCTTTATGCGTTCATTCATCCCAAAGATGAAGAGGAGCTTGCGAGGAACCTCAACCCGGATGAAATGCAAGGCGTGGTATCCTCGTTGCCACAGATCACCGACGGAACGAACGACAATTCCAATTCATCGGAGGATTCAACGTCTTCGAAGAACGGGAAAACGTTCCAGAATCAGAGGCGGACTTTCGAACTTCGAATGTTGCATCGTACTTCGTCGAGGCGGGAGCATACACAGTACGAATGGTTCGAGTTCTCTGGAATACTCAGGCTTGCGGACGCTTGCAAAACTTCTACGTCGAATGTTAATCGATCGAGACATCGAG aaattacttCAACCAGTAACGACATCGTTTTCGTGGGTGTAGCACAATTATTGATGAAGCAGCCACTcacgaaaatttcgataatagaTGCTAATAAGAACGAGTATATCACTCGACATTTGGTAGATGGCAGGATCATTTATTGTGATCACAGGGTGTCAGTTGTGGCTGGATATTTGTCGGAAGAAGTATCGGGTATGAGTGCTTTTGGTTTCATGCATAAAGATGATCGTATTTGGGCGATGGTTGCACTTCGTCAAA tGTACGATCGCGCGGAAACTTGTGGATCATCTTGTTATAGATTAACGTCAAAAACAGGAGAACCCATTTATCTACGTACTCATGGATATTTAGAAGTAGATAAGGATACGCAAATTGCAGTATCCCTTGTGTGCATAAATACATTAGTATC ggaagaggaaggaatACAACTTATGCAACAGATGAAGAAAAGATTCTCGGCTACGATTTCTGAAACCATGAGAGCCATAATACAAAATGGAGATGATGCATCGATTGATttg GGCTCAGATTCTCAAAATCCAAATTCGAAAAGTAATATGGAGGATCCCGCACAATTAGAGGATGCCATCACATATCTAGTTAGTGATCTGTCATCACCTCTTCCAGAAGATTGTCTATCACCTCCTACGCAAAATGAACAGTATGCGAAAGCTGCTATGATATCACAACATTTACCTCCTGCTGAAGCCCAAGCTCGAAGACTTGGAATTAAGAAAATCGATCGTTATTTAATGGTGCAAGCCAAGGCAACAAATAATCAGAAATCAGAATCAaagacaaataataataagaataactcTAATGAGAGACAAGAAAACACGAGATCGTCGAGAAAAACTGTACATGAAGTTACAAAACAAACGCGTAATAGTACACAAGATGAACAGAATTCATCGCGAATTAATAACATGTCTAATGTAGAGTCATGCGTAAATACCCAACGAAAACCTGGAATATCTCAACTTGAGCTTCATCAAAATGTGGATATTTTGAATCCTAATACTACAGTTAAGAAACCTGTTGCAACAGTAGAAAATAATCCATGTAACGTTAAAATTGAACGTAACATGGATGTTTATACGCCCGAGACAATGATTGAATACTTTGAAAAGAAtgcaattgataataattctgaTTTAAAGAGTCATCCTTATCCATTGAAGAGGATATATAGTGACGAAGATATTAAGACAGGTTGCACTAAAAAAAGACAGTATAATAATGTTCCTTATGCGTCATCGGATACAAGCGATGAGCAGAATATCTCTTACATTGATTGTAAGCCTTTCGTCGATGAAGAATTTTCAGAACTTTCAACGGATTTCAACAATATAAATCCTCAATCACTAAAGATTGCTGAATCGCCAAATTCAAGTCTAAGTGAAGTCATAACTGATTATCAGCAAGTGGATTCTAGTATACCACTTATAGCTCCAAATCCTGAATTGGAAGCGGAATATGGCGATCTTCAGGACAATGCATTGCTGAGCCCAGGCCTGGAAGCAAATCCAG atctgataatgatgaaaatatttgatgatcTAAGGCATATACCAATTCTTGAAA atacttTTAATGAAACAGAAGTACAATTAACAGACAATATg gtaatcaataaagaaataaggaaaaaacaTCTTCaacttatgaataatatagcaCGCCAAGAATCACAATTGAATGTTTTGGCACGAGACTTCAAAAATCCAGCTTTGCAAGCGAAAAGAGGAAGTTTAACACCATTAGag gTAGAACATAATATGCAGAAACAAATTCTCGAGACTTTACAAAAAGATcatatgcaaataaatataaaacataatattggtgtgtaa
- the LOC411534 gene encoding circadian locomoter output cycles protein kaput isoform X1, translated as MWSKSQEQVYLHSQQQQQQQQQQTLHPPGIIGTTDMMQHHHSTATMDLSIPSNPRASRNMAEKQRRDNLNTNISAMAALVPTVAESPRKMDKISILRLAANFLRIHYTVGRGVSDFLPRELGDLDLEQYIGDNLIKNGSFFIVVTTTGKIVYVSRQVQEHLGHTQADLLGHSLYAFIHPKDEEELARNLNPDEMQGVVSSLPQITDGTNDNSNSSEDSTSSKNGKTFQNQRRTFELRMLHRTSSRREHTQYEWFEFSGILRLADACKTSTSNVNRSRHREITSTSNDIVFVGVAQLLMKQPLTKISIIDANKNEYITRHLVDGRIIYCDHRVSVVAGYLSEEVSGMSAFGFMHKDDRIWAMVALRQMYDRAETCGSSCYRLTSKTGEPIYLRTHGYLEVDKDTQIAVSLVCINTLVSEEEGIQLMQQMKKRFSATISETMRAIIQNGDDASIDLGSDSQNPNSKSNMEDPAQLEDAITYLVSDLSSPLPEDCLSPPTQNEQYAKAAMISQHLPPAEAQARRLGIKKIDRYLMVQAKATNNQKSESKTNNNKNNSNERQENTRSSRKTVHEVTKQTRNSTQDEQNSSRINNMSNVESCVNTQRKPGISQLELHQNVDILNPNTTVKKPVATVENNPCNVKIERNMDVYTPETMIEYFEKNAIDNNSDLKSHPYPLKRIYSDEDIKTGCTKKRQYNNVPYASSDTSDEQNISYIDCKPFVDEEFSELSTDFNNINPQSLKIAESPNSSLSEVITDYQQVDSSIPLIAPNPELEAEYGDLQDNALLSPGLEANPDLIMMKIFDDLRHIPILENTFNETEVQLTDNMVINKEIRKKHLQLMNNIARQESQLNVLARDFKNPALQAKRGSLTPLEVEHNMQKQILETLQKDHMQINIKHNIGV; from the exons CAATCCAAGGGCGTCACGGAACATGGCGGAGAAACAACGCCGAGACAATCTTAACACGAACATCTCGGCGATGGCCGCGCTCGTACCGACCGTCGCCGAAAGCCCGAGGAAGATGGACAAGATATCTATCCTGAGATTGGCTGCTAATTTCCTCAGAATACATTACA CCGTTGGACGTGGCGTGTCCGACTTTCTGCCTCGAGAACTCGGCGATCTGGATTTGGAACAGTACATAGGCGAT AATTTGATCAAAAACGGGAGCTTCTTTATCGTTGTCACGACCACCGGGAAAATAGTATACGTCAGTCGGCAAGTTCAAGAGCATCTTGGTCATACTCag gCGGATCTGCTTGGCCATTCTCTTTATGCGTTCATTCATCCCAAAGATGAAGAGGAGCTTGCGAGGAACCTCAACCCGGATGAAATGCAAGGCGTGGTATCCTCGTTGCCACAGATCACCGACGGAACGAACGACAATTCCAATTCATCGGAGGATTCAACGTCTTCGAAGAACGGGAAAACGTTCCAGAATCAGAGGCGGACTTTCGAACTTCGAATGTTGCATCGTACTTCGTCGAGGCGGGAGCATACACAGTACGAATGGTTCGAGTTCTCTGGAATACTCAGGCTTGCGGACGCTTGCAAAACTTCTACGTCGAATGTTAATCGATCGAGACATCGAG aaattacttCAACCAGTAACGACATCGTTTTCGTGGGTGTAGCACAATTATTGATGAAGCAGCCACTcacgaaaatttcgataatagaTGCTAATAAGAACGAGTATATCACTCGACATTTGGTAGATGGCAGGATCATTTATTGTGATCACAGGGTGTCAGTTGTGGCTGGATATTTGTCGGAAGAAGTATCGGGTATGAGTGCTTTTGGTTTCATGCATAAAGATGATCGTATTTGGGCGATGGTTGCACTTCGTCAAA tGTACGATCGCGCGGAAACTTGTGGATCATCTTGTTATAGATTAACGTCAAAAACAGGAGAACCCATTTATCTACGTACTCATGGATATTTAGAAGTAGATAAGGATACGCAAATTGCAGTATCCCTTGTGTGCATAAATACATTAGTATC ggaagaggaaggaatACAACTTATGCAACAGATGAAGAAAAGATTCTCGGCTACGATTTCTGAAACCATGAGAGCCATAATACAAAATGGAGATGATGCATCGATTGATttg GGCTCAGATTCTCAAAATCCAAATTCGAAAAGTAATATGGAGGATCCCGCACAATTAGAGGATGCCATCACATATCTAGTTAGTGATCTGTCATCACCTCTTCCAGAAGATTGTCTATCACCTCCTACGCAAAATGAACAGTATGCGAAAGCTGCTATGATATCACAACATTTACCTCCTGCTGAAGCCCAAGCTCGAAGACTTGGAATTAAGAAAATCGATCGTTATTTAATGGTGCAAGCCAAGGCAACAAATAATCAGAAATCAGAATCAaagacaaataataataagaataactcTAATGAGAGACAAGAAAACACGAGATCGTCGAGAAAAACTGTACATGAAGTTACAAAACAAACGCGTAATAGTACACAAGATGAACAGAATTCATCGCGAATTAATAACATGTCTAATGTAGAGTCATGCGTAAATACCCAACGAAAACCTGGAATATCTCAACTTGAGCTTCATCAAAATGTGGATATTTTGAATCCTAATACTACAGTTAAGAAACCTGTTGCAACAGTAGAAAATAATCCATGTAACGTTAAAATTGAACGTAACATGGATGTTTATACGCCCGAGACAATGATTGAATACTTTGAAAAGAAtgcaattgataataattctgaTTTAAAGAGTCATCCTTATCCATTGAAGAGGATATATAGTGACGAAGATATTAAGACAGGTTGCACTAAAAAAAGACAGTATAATAATGTTCCTTATGCGTCATCGGATACAAGCGATGAGCAGAATATCTCTTACATTGATTGTAAGCCTTTCGTCGATGAAGAATTTTCAGAACTTTCAACGGATTTCAACAATATAAATCCTCAATCACTAAAGATTGCTGAATCGCCAAATTCAAGTCTAAGTGAAGTCATAACTGATTATCAGCAAGTGGATTCTAGTATACCACTTATAGCTCCAAATCCTGAATTGGAAGCGGAATATGGCGATCTTCAGGACAATGCATTGCTGAGCCCAGGCCTGGAAGCAAATCCAG atctgataatgatgaaaatatttgatgatcTAAGGCATATACCAATTCTTGAAA atacttTTAATGAAACAGAAGTACAATTAACAGACAATATg gtaatcaataaagaaataaggaaaaaacaTCTTCaacttatgaataatatagcaCGCCAAGAATCACAATTGAATGTTTTGGCACGAGACTTCAAAAATCCAGCTTTGCAAGCGAAAAGAGGAAGTTTAACACCATTAGag gTAGAACATAATATGCAGAAACAAATTCTCGAGACTTTACAAAAAGATcatatgcaaataaatataaaacataatattggtgtgtaa